The Hippoglossus stenolepis isolate QCI-W04-F060 chromosome 1, HSTE1.2, whole genome shotgun sequence DNA segment tgttgtcagCAGACTGGTGATCTGTGTCAAACCCAGCAGAACCCAGACATGACTGCAGGacatctaaataaaaacagacccTTCTCCAACAACTTGTCTCAGGCTGCATCTGACCCTGACAAAGCTCAGGCTTCTGTTTTTACCAACACTGAGCCCCTGAGCACCATCCAGAAGCAGGACATTGCTCCCACCAGCTCATTTCCTGTGCCGACAGACTCTCTGCTCCAGCAGGGTTCCCAGCAGTTCCTCCTGGAGCCTAGAGAGGGCCTCGGCCAGGAGAGACCAGGCAGTGCCTCTGGAGGTGTGGGGAGGCTGTGTGGAGAACCTattccccagcagcagcagcagcaacagcagcaacagcagcagctgccactGTTCCCTCCAGATGAGGTGGCCCAGCTTGAAGAGGCAGTGAGACAACTTAAAGCCAAAGGGTTCTGTAACTTACCTCTTCAGTCTGACAACTCCATGGccaaacagcaacagcagcagcagcacatgcagcaccaacagcagatccaaaaacagcaaatccagcagcaacaacaccaacaaatgcagcagcagcaacaggtgCTGGAGAATTTACAGCAGCATCTGTTTCAGTCACAGATTCAGATGCAGTGTGGCATGTTTCAGGACGCCACCCAGGGCAAGAACTCGGAACAGCAGGGCACATCACAAGGAGTGGTGCCAAACCCGGGATCTCTCTtccagcaacagcagcagcagcagcagcaacagcagcagcaacaagcagCTCTCTTTCAACAGGCAAACAACCTACTTTCTATTCAGACCAACTTCCTCCAGCAAACACCATCTCACCCTTCGCCACCCATGTTCCACAACCCCAGCACTCTGGCTGAAACACAAGATCCACAGGGGGCTCTATTTCAGAAGGCTTCTCAGGAGCAGGTCCAGGCTGCTCTCTTTCAAAACACCATGACAGTACTGCAGTCCCCAGAGCAACAGCCCGCAACCCCTGGACTTTTCCTCCCCCAGTCCTCCCTGCCCACTCAGCTCACAACCAGCAATtctcaacaacagcagcaacaacagaagcagcagcagctggtcttCCTCAGTGCCCTACAGTCCCCTACCCCTGAACCACAATCAGTATTTCAGGCTCAGACCCAGCTCTCCCCAATCCAGCAGAGGAGTCCCATGGAGCAGCAGCCGCCCTCCCAGCCTCAGACCCACACACAGCCAACCCAGCAAGCTCCCTTATTCCAGAACATCTCTCCACATCCACCTGCAAACACACTCTCTCcaggccagcagcagcagcaacagactGGCCTCCTGTTCTGCAACAACACTCTGTCCACCCCAGACCAGGCCTCCAGCCTCCTGTTCAACAGCCAGGGCCAGATGCCTCCTCTGACCAGCAGCAGTCTGGTTTCTCAAGAGCCCCAAaactcctctctgctgttttcacaATCCAATCTGGTGACTGTAAACCAGCAGGATCGCTCTGAGCCAATGGCCTTGGGGAACCCCACCCATCCAAGACAACAAGTCATGTTTCAGGAGCAGCAGCCGATGCAGCTGGGTGGCAGCTCAAACAGCCGGCAGGAGCCGCCTGTGGGCCTCTTCATGCCTCAGTCCAACATGGCCTCTCTGCAGGGGGGACTGGCTCAAGAGCTCGCACAGTCAGCCATGTTTGCTCCACAGAACGGCGTGGCGAACCTTCAGACGACCACCCCCTCCCCTGTTCAACAGCCAGGACCGCTCTTTCAGACGACCGTGAGTGGGGGCATCAATCAGCCCAGCCAGCCTCAACAACCTGGCCTGTTCCTCTTTGGGATTCAGAACGGTAAGGAATCAATTACCTGGGTGTACGCAGTTAAAACTGATGAGATGACAGAAACGTAAACAAGCTCAGAAATGTTAAATCAACTTTAAGAATGAGTGAGAGCCAGTTTGAATTCCTGATAACTCCCGTAACAGATGAACAATTTGATAATTTGTACATGAAAGGTGTCGCTACAGAGAATTCTAAGCCCACTCTGCAATTCCtcttagctctgttttggttttctctcttctctcatcaGCATTGTTTCCAGATGCTGCAGACAGctgttttcaacaaaaaaatctaatctcTGAAATCCCACTGTACACTAAAagcaaacagaaacagtttgGGCTGCAGAGGATTTAGCAGTgaaagagccagatatttttCTCAGGAGTTGACAAAGACCAAAGCAGAactgaaagagagagtgaattTTGGACTAAGCTGGTCGTCAGCTGGTCAGAGGCATGACTCCAGAGTTACACTGTCAGTGCTCTGTTTCTGCTTAATGTGTAAATAGACGACTGTTTGCTAAGATGTTGGCCACATCAGCTGTAAAGTTGATGTCAGTGTTGGTTTctcagcttgtttctgctgcccccaagtggccaaaaatcTAGTTTTAACGAGAGTCATGTGACACATAGAAGCTAAAACTGTTATTACATAGAAATAATGAcacaaattcattttaattttctttttcagtttttgttttatttattttattaatatcataTTTAATTGTACCAATTTATTTGTCaaataattttctttctttcttacttaCCTTCTTATTGCTGTATATTTCCATATTGTTTATAAACAATTATTTATCTTCaaagtaaatcattttttatacctttttaaaaagccagGTTAACTCGTCGATAAATGTGgcaagaatgaaataaaatcaacaataGTACTTTAGAGGGACAATTTATACCCAATTTATTGTCCAAACAAATTACTAAACATACGTGATCCATGATTTGTCTTATTAAACTTTCTGTTGAGGCAACTTTGCAtataaaagctaaatatttctttttttcgaGGTCGTTAACTCACTTTGTCTCACCCAACTGTTTCTGCTTCCTCACAGGATGTGGCCAGTTGATGAACACTCCTGGAAACACACTGTCGGATCAGATCATAGCCATCAGCCAGTCTGGTCAGAACCAAAGAGAGAGTGATGCTCGTATCCAGTCTCTGCTCAATCAGTCCCTGTCTCAGTCTGGGACTGTGCAGAACAGCATGTCCGCCTCGCAGAACATGGAGAAGATCGACGACCTGCTGGTCAGCCTGCAGGAGTCCGGCAGCAGCTTAAGTCGTTCATATTAACCTCTGTACTTCATTCTTTTACTAATATTATGTATGGAAAATTAGACAGTTAAATGTatatgaatttgtttttacaaactGAGCATGATGTGCGTCACCAAATGTTTTTCTAGCCTACTCACATATATTTGAGTCTTCATTAGGAAAAAAACTGTGAAGGTGAGTTCAACATTGTAAAGTGCTGCCGGCCGTGCTGAGCCGGGCTCTTATTAAAACTATGGCAGAATACGTTGCCTAAAAGCAAACTGGAGAAATTAATATCAAGATAGTGAACTAGAAATTTGTGTTGGACTTTCTTGGCCGAGCAGTTTGACCAAGAGAGGCGAATATCTCTTAATAACCTTaaagactgactgactgactaccCAATGTTAAATCATGCATGTGAAAACTGAGGTGGACTGTAGATGAGAACTGTGAGAAAATTTGTCATAACTTTCtgatgacgatgaagatgatgatgagggaggGGAAATTTAGCCCAAATTTTCGCTCATATATCTTGTGAATTTTTGTTGATATCCGTAAGTAGATTGTGAGTCGtgttgtttggttgttgtggtgttttctAAAGTGTTCTCCAAAGTGTTTGGTGGTTTGCGTGAATAGTGTTCCCTTTAATACTTCTTTCGTAgttttgttgtagttgttgcatGGAGGGTGTAGCGCGTGGTACGGTAGGAGTGTTTGGAAGGACTGTGGTATGAAAGGTTGAATACATCATAGATGTCGAAGGTATAGTCACTGTTGACGGGGTTTGGAATTATTAACAGTGCGGCAAGTGAAGCGAGAGAAGGTGAGAGGGGAAGAGTGGAGGAAGGTAACTGAGAAGTAGAAAATTGCAGGCTATAGAAACGAATAGAAACATTTCCTTCTGTCTTATGTGATGTGTAGCCACAAACGTGTCTGTCATGTATGTGGATGCTTGTTATTTCAGTGTTGCAGCAGATAGCTGATGATATGAATGAGTTCACTGTAGCTGTTTCTGAAAGGCTATAAAGTGACGTAGGTTTTCATTGATGATGTGATAAAGACAGAAACGGCACTCAGTCTGTGTCTAAGTAAggatctttaaaaacaaaaaaaacccgaCCAATAAATTTTAGGCCTGTTTGgtacagtaataaaaaaaagaatatttgtCATAGAGCAAGTAGTGGTCAGTAACGTGATCATCAGCAGCTCTAAAGCATATCTTTCTATATTAGATATTTCGCCGTCACCACAGTGTACAGATAGCACTTTGTAATGTAGTATAAATGAACAGGCTAACATTTAGTCTGTATTCATCAAAACCAAACTGTGTCAGTTTGATACTTTTTACAGCTTAGTCTCCTTTGAATACATTCGGAAGAAATAACTCTTTTAAGAAAGTGTAGTGGTAGAAATGTAACAAATAATGGCTGAtatgattgttttttacatgtatATTCAGCACTTTACGATGCTGTGACGACTTAACTCATCCAGGGTACACTACAGTCCCACGAGAGGTGGCTTTCCTTCTTTTTTATCTCAGCCGCCTCTTCCTCATTGTTTACAGTGAAGAAGATACATTTCCCATGTGTTTGCATAGCAACGCTCATGTAGTCGGGCAAACTCAACATACATATTTCCACTCGAATTTAGTTTTGAGATGTTATCATACAGTTTGAAGACATACATTTCACATAATACAGTTAAATACAACATCTAATTTCCAGCCATGTTACAACTACTACTTTTCATTCCCAAAACTTagtgcattatttattttaagatgcttAGAAATCTGGACAAATGAGGAAAGATGTGGttcaagacatttttattttaatgactcTTATTTAAATACATGCATCTACAGTAGAGAGAGAGTAGAATGTAATATagtatattaatataatatttttgtcATAAGGGTAGGATCGTTTTGTGTTGTAGTGTCATTTTGCGTCAGGCACGCATGAACTGGAGTAGTATTCTTAAACAAGCTAGAGAAGAGCCTTTTTACCCGTTTTATTCAAGTGATGGATTCAGCTGAATGTTGAGGAGAAGCAGTCGTTTGTCGGCTACAACTGTACATTATATTTCTCACCTGGATCGATGTATTAACATGCAGTAACAGAGCCCTTTTTCTATGCTTTCCTTTAATTGGAAACTCGTCTGCAGATCTAATGTTGGCCTGTGGCCTCAGGACCAAAGTTTGACTCCAATCTTGCTTTGCATGAATCCTGATGACAGGCCAGTTTTATGGCTCGTgagcttttatttacttttattttttcctacTTGCAATTAAACTTTTAAGAAAATCATAGACAGCCTATTCTTTTCCCTCCTAAAGATACAGATTTCATTGACGTCACACCtttctttgtttattgtgttgttgtgttatatGTGGTTTTACTGTACGTGTGTGCATGAACAAGGGGCTGGTCTCTACTGACGACCGAATGGGCTCTAGTTTAATGCCttgtctcattttctctgtagAGTTTGTCAGAAACTCATAAACACAGTTACATTTTATACACTTTTCaatcagtttgttgttttttgtgacaGATATGATGTAAACTTGACTAATGTGATTTGTGGAACTACAGTGTGTTGGTTTGAGCAGTTAGACGGTGTTTTTTAAAGGGACCCTACTCCTGAAGGAAACCTGACTTTGGAGAAAAGAGCTATCTGTGATTGGCTTTCTTCAACTTGTGAAGCAGAAGAATTGAGATCTCCAGTGttgaatatttatgattttatttgttttacagagttttcttttttttgtagtaCCTGTTCCTCGTTTTGGAGAATctaatttatttgtgtgttggttATTATCTAAATTGTTTCCCGTAATCATAGTTCTGAATGTACTGATGAGCCCCCACAATAATATACATTCCTGTGCACAGTTACACGTTAATGAACATATCATATGTTTGTTCGAGACTTTTAATTGGCCCTTCATTTCTGTTTCAACCACGAAgttaaaagcagagaaaaattGCACAGAACTTCAACAGTTTTTTTAAGAAATCTTAAAAATAGGACCAACaaatttcagtatttttacaATGACTATAATTCTGATTGTGATTATAAAGTGTGGCTGTAGATGCCTCACTTGAGATCCAGAATGTTCTTTTGTACACACACTGGGGAGGTAATTACTTTTTTGTAATTACAGTTTcctcatttgtttatttacaatgTAACTCCTAGATCAGAAATACAAGAGTGTTACTCTTCATACAGTCTTTACTAATTGTATGTAAAAGAGCAGGATTGTTGATAAAGGTTCTCACTTTTTCCAAGACGCTACAAACTAACTCTCTGTTTTCCTGCAATAGAACAAGACGTGGCTTGCTATTAACATTACCAGTTCATTTAATATCAACAAACTGAATTTGCTATCACaggtattttttttccccctaaaatGTCACTTTAGACACGAATATAAGCTGTACATGTGCCTTGAGGAGATGTCGTAGTATCGACCAGATGTTTTACCGTTGTCTGTTTAACATGCCGTTGGCCCCTGTAGTCCGGTGTCGATTAGTCCTCATTAACTAGAATGTTTTAAGCCATAAGACTTTAAGTGTGCTTTAAATGCTCAACAACAGTGACCAGATAAGTGTGGTTGTGGTTGATACATGTGTTGTGCAATTCCTGTCATGCATCTAATTTGTTTGTACTGAAGTATCCATTGCATTTATGTTACACGACGTAGATGCAGACAAACTTTTTCTCTGAAACTGCTATGCAgctaatatactgtaaatgtagATCTGTTAgtttttgaatatatatttttctatatatgGCCTCTCCTGAGAAACCAAAATAGATGTTCTTTCTATTATTTATGTTGcttgttgaaatgttttctgatgCTTTAAGTGCCGCCTGAAACCGATTTAGAAATCTTTTAGTCAGTTGAAATGTaaatttctctttctctttttttgatTCAAGGGTCactaattttcttttttattacattgttgCTAGTACGGTAAATGTGGTGGTTTGTGTTATATCCAGGCCTGTTGTTTATTGGTGTAGTGGTTCCTAGTCTTTATGATTTCTCTCAGGGCCTTGGAGATACCAGGATTCTTATTCTGACCAATAACATCAATGCATGATGGTTTTGTGTGTCTTCTAATTACACATTCTGCAAAGCAATATTCACTGTAATTTATCCCGACTTAGTCTGACATTAGAATTTTCCAAAAATGTGCCTCTTCCACATTTTTTGTAATATCTTTAAAGTCTGTTCACTCTTAACACAAGAGAACCACTTTACCAGTAAACAGCTTCTTTTAGTCCTGGAAATAACGAGGGGGGAAATTTAGTCTTTTTGTTTCTAACAATGTGAACAATCGTCTGATAATCACCCTGGGGAGAAAACAATCTTTCTATATATTTGGCTTTTgttgggacttttttttttcttgcaaatacatttttgtaaacTTGCTGCTATCTATATTAAACATATACACGTTCAATGTTTGGCCTTTGagcttttatttcataatttacTGCAGAAGAGGACCTGACTGCCTTCtaccaacaaacaaaatgtgtggTATCAGAAAAGGTAACTTCTCTCCAGCTTGTCCTTGTTAAAAAGCTAGTCCACAAAGTCTGCCCTCAGAATGAATTCTGCCAACGTTAAATggaagtataaaaaaaaaaatcagaaaatgccttatttcacatttaaagccTAACAAGTCTTGTTTAATAGAATTTTAATAgattcctttcacctaaatcttacacactggacctttaacaaaACACTTAGAATGGTAAGGAAACACGGGACAGGCTTGGTTTAGGATTGTCAGGAAAAGGAATCAGTGGAGCATGTGGTTATGAGTTGTTGGAGGTATGGGACACAGAGGGTATAATGAGGAGTGGTCTCAGGGAATTAGTGGTCCCACGGTGGGAGGAATACTGTGTATGGAGGACAGATAACAGGTGAGGGTACTAGTAGCATTTTTAAGGGatacaggttttttttcacaggGTATGAGGGtatttagaatataggacaagataTTGAAAAACCCTTGTacatttgaaggtcttctgcacaatttaagttacaaACTACCTGtaggtgttagcaggtgttagtggccaccagtgGATGTTACGGACATGGCTTCAGTTGTGCACcgtcaagtgttttggccttgtaatcaacgatacaacatataacatcattaataattaatatttttcacagatttctcaaTTATAAGTGGTGCAAGACGTTTATCACCTTATTCCAGTACAGctttaacattaacataacCCCATACTATGAATTAATTAGATATTCCAGAGGTAAAATGAAGAAACTCACCTCAAACACATAGTCCAGAGCTTTATATCTGACAGCGGAGAAGGTGTGAGGAGGTAAACAGCCGCCATGTTCACACCTGTAGCATGAAATTAGCATATTTTAGTGAACATTAATTTataatttcctgttttcttatCGCTATCTGAACCACAACTTTGACCAGACATGTTACTTTATaataataagcagaaaaactaagtaaacataCCTTAGTTAAGTAGACAcatagtctgtcagtgtctttcaaaataatataattaaatctaataaaaggatagtgctgcggagaatgtgtgttttccagctaaaatacaaaggaataaaatataaatagatatttaggtttttttacatataaatgtaaggtttttattttctaacacatacaggtagatggagggtgaggaggggagggggttaaggtgtaaggtagtgggatgaggggatgattgacagggcagagggagagaaaggatgggagaggagattaggagggtttgaagttgaagagaaaacaggggaacctCCTCTTCGTCGTCCCCTCAttctcctcattctcctccttctctctcttcttcctttctttctttttcatctcctcctccttcttcctttctttctttttcatctcctcctccttcttcctttctttctttttcatcttctcctccttctcgctcttcttcctttctttcttctcctttttctccttcttgaccctctcctTGTAGCTGTCGGTCCTCAAGGCCtgttcctgaaaagacagagacaacataagtttcactcttttctttttcaaagtctgaatcggaaaaaaacaaatcaacaatccaatattattcaatcagaatgagttggtgtaacgtacctgaagcacaatgttctgctggatcaggagttTTATGTCGTCCTCCagcttgatttccttttctagGGACTCCTTGTGCTCGGTGGACCACCTTTCATCTAAggctctattttttttttgcagctcctctatttcctcgGACCTGCCCTCATTTTTGAGGATGTattgctgcagcttgtcctcctgGAGCTTCAGGTCTGCATTCAGGGAGACGACCTCGACCTCTTTCACTTTAaagctcatgttcatgttcctgaGCTCCTTCTCTAGCTCCTTCTCTTTGGCTTTTTCAGACTCCACGAGCTGAATCAAGCTGGTCACGTCGTCTTTGGACTTcaacagaagtgaggcagaagaCTCCAACTTCTtgaccatcttcttcctctcttctccccacCTTTCATCTAAGTCtctaatttttttttgcagctcctctatttcctcgGACCTGCCCTCATTTTCGAGGATGtagtgctgcagcttgtcctcctgGAGCTTCAGGTCTGCATTCAGGGAGACGACCTCGACCTCTTTCACTTTAaagctcatgttcatgttcctgagctccttctccagctccttctttttggctttttcagactCCACGAGCTGAATCAAGCTGGTCAGGTCGTCTTTGGACTTcaacagaagtgaggcagaagaCTCCAACTTCTCGAccaccttcttcctctcttctccccagggaatatttttcatggtgatctgctttttgagagcagcgttttcagccctcagcttctccagccgTTGGTTTTCAGCCTCCGGGTCTTTCACCTGggcattttcagccttcagcaaggcattttcagcctccagtcggtCGTTTactacctccagctccttcagccaggcgttttcagcctctagctcctccagacgggcgctttcagcctccagctccttcagacgggcGTTTTCAGCCGCCAGCTCCTGGATCTCCCTATGCGAGTCCTTGAGGGCTCGGCAGAGCATTTTGCTCAAGTTGCACTTGTGTGGCTCATCTCCTGAGCTGTTGATCCTCTCCATGTCGCTttaacaggtgctgcagtgtagcaagaaggtttctgtagagtactttcttctgtagctgtgtacaaaagtttttgtagagtattctcttgtcttgtgATGGTCGAAAGTCACTGGAGAGAAGTTTCTCGTGTGTCTGACGTTGGCTCACGGTCGTCGTGTCTGGttccactgacaaatgtttctcttaaataggTGAGCTAATTTGCTATGATCTGTTTCATTCTACACTAGaatgactttgaagttgatcaaaggaggattcctaTCAAATTAGGATTCctttaatcacagatgaagaccatagactgtatatatagatggacgtagggtccgtgacgtcacccgttggtttctgaagagtgaaaatgagactagtagtaggcgttcacccggcgccatcttgccggtgctgactcctcctagttcctggctaaccaataaatgggcaaagaggaggagcgcgagtgaagactgacagctgagccacgcccgcagagctcaacgttacctggttagctcaggctaaggagctaggctacatgctatcCGCGGCCGCAAACCGgctagcgctgcggtgttgttgcttcaggatggtcgcgatctttacaacgaactcactagaggtaagtaaccttgaaactacacaacaacaaaacctattgctttattatcataatcatatgcttacatgcctcaagaggtttttaatatgtaattgttataaaagttaCCGTTTgtttaacacgtgtaatgaacagattgaagcaaattaactacactactacagagtcgtgtgtttggttgtgacttgattttaattttaataagttaatatcaatacgctacatgtgtaagttgcatgtgatagtaactatatgtttcacaaatgttctgatacaggctggtataaccaccattactattgccaccttgtttatttagcctgttatggaatttacagtgaattagagtttagataagattataatctccacacaccactgttagttctcatatttattatataattatgttttcacactgagagaagtggagagacttgatgtggactgttatcaacagctctgagagattatcaccttgaatattacagatgaggtagaaagacattttatctatttgtacaatgttttatttctttcagtacattacatttcatttagctgatgcttttatccaaagtgacttacaatatgtgcatttaaccatgagggtacaaacccagagcccagtacatcggttctgtctgaaatctgtggtgcttccacctgctgaacacagaataaactgtaagaaccagtctttgctggaacatacacaacataaaacatccttttatagtgagtttcttattttcattagatgaagcactgcagcacctgatgtcctcagcatccactgtggcagcagcaacatggtggagatcggcagcttcaggctggtcaacatgaggacgacctgcaccagcttcatctgcacaacacttcatgttttcctcccttaactaaagatggcctgcaactgtttagagtcattgctaagtgtcatggataatagagttaatttctatattcattatggttggttaaaaaaatgaacacttatcagaacaatgtttaccttttactttctgatttgatacactttagataaaaacccagtgttttattt contains these protein-coding regions:
- the nfat5b gene encoding nuclear factor of activated T-cells 5 isoform X2 is translated as MSQKSGGEAGPPPSATVASDAMSSSMTMEGPRSALSNSSSSTIHSSSSASDQNPVHSNNVDQEDARNSRVVPEVVGAENGNGNGGGGGNCRGSSELGGGRGATSQDAQAHHQMTPSKRRTVLNISPPPQDLFDDSHMSCQNEASLDSEQSTSIWMDDSLSNFSIMSSVSYNDNTEVPRKSRKRTPRQRPGPKAVPAGEPSMDVFDADSAKGPHFVLSQLGPDNKTASKGSSDNPQAANHKGGTLSMQYPQKSEGKELKIQVQPETQHRARYLTEGSRGSVKDRTQQSFPTVKLEGVNEPVILQVFVGNDTGRVKPHGFYQACRVTGRNTTACKEVDIDGTTVIEVSLDPSTNMTLAVDCVGILKLRNADVEARIGVAGSKKKSTRARLVFRVNIPRSDGSVLTLQTPSSPILCTQPAGVPEILKKSLHSCSVRGGEEVFIIGKNFLKDTKVIFHENVSDENSWKAEAEIDMELFHQNHLIVKVPPYQNQAVTSAVYVGVYVVTNAGRSHDVQPFTYTPDPALHDVPVKKEMPSPVKTCSFEEQIKVLDGALMPSMLPLVKREEVTPMEVTSNLQSSGVYKTGDLCQTQQNPDMTAGHLNKNRPFSNNLSQAASDPDKAQASVFTNTEPLSTIQKQDIAPTSSFPVPTDSLLQQGSQQFLLEPREGLGQERPGSASGGVGRLCGEPIPQQQQQQQQQQQQLPLFPPDEVAQLEEAVRQLKAKGFCNLPLQSDNSMAKQQQQQQHMQHQQQIQKQQIQQQQHQQMQQQQQVLENLQQHLFQSQIQMQCGMFQDATQGKNSEQQGTSQGVVPNPGSLFQQQQQQQQQQQQQQAALFQQANNLLSIQTNFLQQTPSHPSPPMFHNPSTLAETQDPQGALFQKASQEQVQAALFQNTMTVLQSPEQQPATPGLFLPQSSLPTQLTTSNSQQQQQQQKQQQLVFLSALQSPTPEPQSVFQAQTQLSPIQQRSPMEQQPPSQPQTHTQPTQQAPLFQNISPHPPANTLSPGQQQQQQTGLLFCNNTLSTPDQASSLLFNSQGQMPPLTSSSLVSQEPQNSSLLFSQSNLVTVNQQDRSEPMALGNPTHPRQQVMFQEQQPMQLGGSSNSRQEPPVGLFMPQSNMASLQGGLAQELAQSAMFAPQNGVANLQTTTPSPVQQPGPLFQTTVSGGINQPSQPQQPGLFLFGIQNGCGQLMNTPGNTLSDQIIAISQSGQNQRESDARIQSLLNQSLSQSGTVQNSMSASQNMEKIDDLLVSLQESGSSLSRSY
- the nfat5b gene encoding nuclear factor of activated T-cells 5 isoform X3 is translated as MSSSMTMEGPRSALSNSSSSTIHSSSSASDQNPVHSNNVDQEDARNSRVVPEVVGAENGNGNGGGGGNCRGSSELGGGRGATSQDAQAHHQMTPSKRRTVLNISPPPQDLFDDSHMSCQNEASLDSEQSTSIWMDDSLSNFSIMSSVSYNDNTEVPRKSRKRTPRQRPGPKAVPAGEPSMDVFDADSAKGPHFVLSQLGPDNKTASKGSSDNPQAANHKGGTLSMQYPQKSEGKELKIQVQPETQHRARYLTEGSRGSVKDRTQQSFPTVKLEGVNEPVILQVFVGNDTGRVKPHGFYQACRVTGRNTTACKEVDIDGTTVIEVSLDPSTNMTLAVDCVGILKLRNADVEARIGVAGSKKKSTRARLVFRVNIPRSDGSVLTLQTPSSPILCTQPAGVPEILKKSLHSCSVRGGEEVFIIGKNFLKDTKVIFHENVSDENSWKAEAEIDMELFHQNHLIVKVPPYQNQAVTSAVYVGVYVVTNAGRSHDVQPFTYTPDPALHDVPVKKEMPSPVKTCSFEEQIKVLDGALMPSMLPLVKREEVTPMEVTSNLQSSGVYKTGDLCQTQQNPDMTAGHLNKNRPFSNNLSQAASDPDKAQASVFTNTEPLSTIQKQDIAPTSSFPVPTDSLLQQGSQQFLLEPREGLGQERPGSASGGVGRLCGEPIPQQQQQQQQQQQQLPLFPPDEVAQLEEAVRQLKAKGFCNLPLQSDNSMAKQQQQQQHMQHQQQIQKQQIQQQQHQQMQQQQQVLENLQQHLFQSQIQMQCGMFQDATQGKNSEQQGTSQGVVPNPGSLFQQQQQQQQQQQQQQAALFQQANNLLSIQTNFLQQTPSHPSPPMFHNPSTLAETQDPQGALFQKASQEQVQAALFQNTMTVLQSPEQQPATPGLFLPQSSLPTQLTTSNSQQQQQQQKQQQLVFLSALQSPTPEPQSVFQAQTQLSPIQQRSPMEQQPPSQPQTHTQPTQQAPLFQNISPHPPANTLSPGQQQQQQTGLLFCNNTLSTPDQASSLLFNSQGQMPPLTSSSLVSQEPQNSSLLFSQSNLVTVNQQDRSEPMALGNPTHPRQQVMFQEQQPMQLGGSSNSRQEPPVGLFMPQSNMASLQGGLAQELAQSAMFAPQNGVANLQTTTPSPVQQPGPLFQTTVSGGINQPSQPQQPGLFLFGIQNGCGQLMNTPGNTLSDQIIAISQSGQNQRESDARIQSLLNQSLSQSGTVQNSMSASQNMEKIDDLLVSLQESGSSLSRSY